Below is a window of Malus domestica chromosome 13, GDT2T_hap1 DNA.
GAAGCGGAGTTCACCTTTGGGGTTACTTGAGGGGTTTGTAATAACATGGTAAGCCACGAACGTCATGGTGGAGTTGGGGTTGGCCATGGTGTCAAAGAGCTCTTTAATGGGAGCAACCACTTGGCCAATGTACTTGTCGCCGAGGCGGCGCTTGCAGATGAGCTTGAAGACGAGGGCGAGGCGGCTCTGCTGGGCAAGACACTCGTCAACGGTGAAGTCCATGTGAAAGTTATTCCAGGTGGGATGAGTGCCGCAGTTTTGGGATACGAAGGATTTGGTTTTCTGCTGTTCTTGGGAGTCGCCGTCGAGGACGGAGACGACGGCGTATACGGACATCTTGGTAAAGAAGTTGACATCTTTGAGGTCTTTGGCTGAGATGAGCTCCACTTCTAGTGTCATATGCCCCAttaatcta
It encodes the following:
- the LOC103452968 gene encoding protein SRC2, translated to MGHMTLEVELISAKDLKDVNFFTKMSVYAVVSVLDGDSQEQQKTKSFVSQNCGTHPTWNNFHMDFTVDECLAQQSRLALVFKLICKRRLGDKYIGQVVAPIKELFDTMANPNSTMTFVAYHVITNPSSNPKGELRFSYKFCDKVAVSPAEPPFAWPQFQHEHTARGPPYVPRQPQYEDTALAPPYVLPQTQYEYTATAPPFPPPQPRYKYTPSAPPLFVYTSPAPRYQYTASAPPLYG